A section of the Agrococcus sp. SGAir0287 genome encodes:
- a CDS encoding siderophore-interacting protein, with amino-acid sequence MSAPARRSRPTHVLEVVAVEWRAPHIVRIWAGGDGLAAFSDATPTDRYVKLWFTQPGHDLDAPWDVEELRATLAPEQLPVSRTYSVPVVEAERVAIDVVVHGDVGLAGPWAARAQPGERIVFSGPGGAYVPDPSADAHLLAGDESAIPAIGAALAWMAEHAPTAVGTAYVEVHGAADELPLPRPAGIELVWLHRGDDVAAGTSPVLADAVAAHAFADGRTQVFAHGERESMKAIRDVVRRQGIRREDLSLSGYWAYGRTEDRFQAEKREPIGQIL; translated from the coding sequence ATGTCCGCGCCCGCACGCCGCAGTCGCCCGACGCACGTGCTGGAGGTGGTGGCGGTCGAGTGGCGTGCCCCGCACATCGTGCGCATCTGGGCCGGTGGCGACGGGCTCGCCGCGTTCTCGGACGCGACTCCGACCGACCGCTATGTGAAGCTCTGGTTCACGCAGCCCGGCCACGACCTCGATGCGCCGTGGGACGTGGAGGAGCTGCGGGCGACCCTCGCTCCTGAGCAGCTGCCGGTCTCGCGCACGTACTCGGTGCCGGTCGTCGAGGCCGAGCGCGTGGCGATCGACGTCGTCGTGCACGGCGACGTCGGCCTCGCCGGCCCGTGGGCCGCGCGGGCGCAGCCGGGCGAGCGGATCGTGTTCTCCGGCCCCGGCGGCGCCTACGTGCCCGATCCGTCGGCCGACGCGCACCTGCTCGCCGGCGACGAGTCGGCCATCCCCGCCATCGGCGCGGCGCTCGCCTGGATGGCGGAGCACGCGCCCACGGCGGTCGGCACCGCCTACGTCGAGGTGCACGGCGCCGCCGACGAGCTGCCGCTGCCGAGGCCCGCGGGCATCGAGCTGGTGTGGCTGCACCGCGGCGACGACGTGGCGGCGGGCACCTCCCCCGTGCTCGCCGACGCGGTCGCGGCGCACGCGTTCGCCGACGGGCGCACGCAGGTCTTCGCGCACGGCGAGCGCGAGTCGATGAAGGCCATCCGCGACGTCGTGCGTCGCCAGGGCATCCGCCGCGAGGACCTCTCGCTCTCGGGCTACTGGGCCTACGGCCGCACGGAGGATCGCTTCCAGGCCGAGAAGCGCGAGCCGATCGGCCAGATCCTCTAG